The following coding sequences are from one Desulfuromonas acetoxidans DSM 684 window:
- a CDS encoding rod shape-determining protein gives ALWGIFSNDLAIDLGTANTLVYLKSKGIVVSEPSVVAVQKDTTGAKKVLAVGVEAKKMLGRTPGSIVAIRPMKDGVIADFDITEEMLRYFIHKVHNRKALVRPRIVICVPSGITQVEKRAVKESAESAGAREVYLIEEPMAAAIGAGLPITEANGNMIVDIGGGTTEVAIISLAGIVYAKSVRVGGDKLDEAVTQYIKRKYNMLIGERTAEQIKIEIGSAYAGEEEDTMDVKGRDLVTGIPRTITINSEEIREALAETVNAIVEAVRVALERTPPELAADIVDRGIILAGGGAQLRNLDELLRRETGLPVMIADDPLSCVVLGSGMVLDELDLLRRVTVVT, from the coding sequence TGCCCTGTGGGGTATCTTTTCCAACGATCTCGCTATTGACTTGGGTACGGCAAACACCCTGGTCTACCTGAAGAGTAAAGGGATCGTCGTCAGTGAGCCCTCTGTGGTTGCCGTCCAGAAGGATACAACCGGGGCGAAAAAAGTTCTCGCGGTGGGCGTGGAAGCCAAAAAGATGCTCGGCCGAACCCCCGGCAGCATTGTGGCCATCCGCCCGATGAAGGACGGTGTGATCGCCGATTTCGACATCACCGAAGAGATGCTGCGCTACTTTATCCACAAAGTCCACAACCGCAAAGCACTGGTTCGTCCGCGCATTGTCATTTGTGTCCCCTCGGGCATCACCCAAGTGGAAAAACGTGCGGTCAAGGAATCGGCGGAGTCGGCCGGTGCCCGTGAAGTGTATCTGATCGAGGAACCGATGGCTGCAGCAATCGGTGCTGGACTGCCCATTACCGAAGCCAACGGCAACATGATCGTCGACATCGGCGGCGGCACCACCGAGGTGGCAATTATCTCCCTGGCGGGCATTGTCTACGCCAAAAGCGTTCGCGTCGGTGGTGACAAGCTCGACGAAGCGGTCACCCAATACATCAAGCGCAAATACAATATGCTCATCGGCGAACGCACCGCGGAGCAGATCAAAATTGAAATCGGCAGCGCTTACGCCGGTGAAGAAGAGGACACCATGGATGTCAAAGGCCGTGACTTGGTCACCGGCATCCCGCGCACTATCACCATCAACTCGGAAGAAATTCGCGAAGCTCTGGCCGAAACGGTCAATGCTATCGTTGAAGCAGTCCGTGTCGCTCTGGAGCGCACCCCACCGGAACTGGCGGCTGACATTGTCGATCGCGGTATTATCCTCGCCGGAGGCGGTGCCCAACTGCGCAACCTCGACGAGTTGTTGCGTCGCGAGACCGGCCTGCCGGTTATGATCGCCGACGACCCGCTGTCCTGTGTTGTTCTCGGTTCCGGCATGGTTCTCGATGAGCTGGACCTGTTGCGTCGCGTCACCGTCGTCACCTGA
- the mreC gene encoding rod shape-determining protein MreC — MRDFLKRYQTALLFCLLLLCALLLYSNSLRQREHTSLFEKAILQLASPFYRAIDAVSRDTAALWNNYIDLIHVREENIALKEQLRQEQGHLAHLREIELENQRLKQLLGFLENTELPAIPARVIAVDASSWFRTITIDKGTDNGLDEGMPVVVAEGIVGRTIKCAAHTSRVLLVIDASSEVAVLVQHNRTRGIARGQGAQLTLEYALRSHDVALGDTVVTSGTGGVFPKGLPVGTISNIVKHDYGLFQTLELTPSVDFARLEDVLILTGETP, encoded by the coding sequence ATGCGCGACTTTCTTAAGCGATATCAGACCGCGCTGTTATTCTGCCTGCTGCTGCTGTGCGCGCTGTTGTTATACTCGAACAGCTTGCGACAACGTGAGCACACCTCCCTGTTTGAAAAAGCCATCCTGCAACTGGCCAGCCCTTTTTACCGGGCCATTGATGCCGTCAGTCGTGACACGGCTGCCCTGTGGAACAACTATATCGACCTGATCCATGTACGGGAAGAAAACATTGCTCTCAAGGAGCAATTGCGCCAGGAACAGGGTCACTTGGCCCATCTGCGTGAAATTGAGCTGGAAAACCAGCGCCTTAAACAATTACTCGGCTTTCTTGAAAACACAGAACTACCGGCCATCCCGGCACGAGTCATTGCCGTGGACGCGTCGAGCTGGTTCCGCACCATCACCATTGACAAAGGGACTGACAACGGCCTTGACGAAGGGATGCCGGTGGTGGTCGCCGAAGGCATTGTCGGACGCACCATCAAGTGTGCGGCGCACACCTCGCGGGTTTTGCTGGTGATCGATGCGTCATCGGAAGTCGCCGTCCTTGTCCAGCACAACCGGACCCGCGGTATCGCCCGCGGCCAAGGCGCACAACTGACGTTGGAATATGCCCTGCGCAGTCACGATGTTGCACTGGGAGACACCGTGGTTACCTCGGGAACCGGCGGCGTATTCCCCAAAGGGTTACCGGTAGGCACTATCTCCAACATTGTCAAACACGATTACGGCCTTTTTCAGACTCTGGAACTGACACCATCGGTGGACTTTGCCCGCCTCGAAGACGTGTTGATCCTCACCGGAGAAACGCCATGA
- the mreD gene encoding rod shape-determining protein MreD, with product MSRMVRHLTCGLLFILLQTSLFPALVGNGPRPDLVLILTLYLGIHSSPLQGAFTSWLLGCLLDVFSGTTFGLYGLILLLVFCATYLGGRQLNRDNAAVMFFAAVLGTAAHDVLLITTLLFFADADQGWRIVLFQLPMQLLLNILAVLVATPFLRRTRPAKTPSLLRHSG from the coding sequence ATGAGCCGAATGGTGCGCCACCTGACATGCGGCCTGCTGTTTATCCTGCTGCAGACCTCGTTGTTCCCGGCACTGGTCGGCAACGGTCCGCGTCCCGACCTGGTACTGATTCTCACCCTGTATCTCGGCATTCATTCCTCACCGCTTCAGGGCGCGTTCACATCCTGGCTGCTCGGCTGTCTTCTGGATGTGTTCAGTGGCACAACCTTCGGCCTCTACGGTCTTATTTTGCTGCTGGTGTTCTGCGCCACCTACCTCGGCGGCCGCCAACTTAATCGCGACAATGCGGCGGTCATGTTTTTTGCCGCAGTTCTTGGCACCGCCGCTCACGATGTCCTGCTGATCACCACCTTGCTGTTCTTTGCCGACGCCGATCAGGGCTGGCGCATTGTCTTATTTCAATTACCAATGCAGCTTCTGCTCAACATCCTGGCCGTACTGGTTGCGACACCGTTTCTCCGTCGGACCAGACCGGCAAAGACTCCCAGCCTACTGCGACACTCGGGGTGA